The Borreliella valaisiana VS116 genome segment ATATTTTTTACCACAGATAATAGCATTACAGCTTATAATATGTATTTAAATGATGAAATAGATGCAATTTTTAACAATGTTCCGCCAGATTTACTTAAAGATCTTAAGCTTAGGGATGATTATTATTCAATGGGTTCTAATTCAACTTATTTTTATTCTTTAAATATTAAAGTAAAACCACTTGATAATGTTAAAGTTAGAAAGGCGCTATCTCTTGCTATTGATAGAAAAACTTTAACAGAGAGCGTTCTTAATGATAGTTCTATCCCCACAAGAAGAGCAACTCCAGATTATATTGATTACTCTTACAAAAGTAATTTAAGCTTATTTGATGCTGAAATGGCAAGAAAGCTTTTGATAGATGCGGGGTATCCTAATGGAAAAAATTTCCCTTTATTGAAAGTAAAATATAATACAAGTGATAGTCAGAGAAAAATTGCTGAATTTATTCAAAATCAGTGGAAAAAAAACTTAAATATTAATGTCCATCTTGAAAATGAAGAATGGTCAACGTATATAAATAGCAGGGTAAATGGTAATTATGAAATAATAAGGGCAGGTTGGGCAGGAGATTATGCTGATCCCATGACATTTTTAAGCATCTTTAAAACCGAAAATACATCCTTTTCATCTTATGGATATTCAAATTCTGAATATGATAAACTTTTAATAAAATCAGATCATGAAAGAAATATTTTTAAAAGACAGGAGATTCTAAAAAAAGCAGAGGCAATAATAACCGAAATAGATTTCCCAGGTATATTTATTAATATAGCTTCTTCTAGTTATCTTTTTAGAAATGACAAGTGGAAAGGTTGGGAACCAAATATTTCGGAAAGGTTTAATCTATCTGAAATAAAGCCAATTAAATAATTTATATTTTATTTTTTTAAAAAATTAATTTTTAATTACAAACTGTTTATAGCCAAATCTTTTGATTTGGCTATAAACAATAATAAAAAATGAATTCTTTCTTATTAATGTTAAAGTTATTATTTTACAATAGAGTAACCGTTGATTGCACTAGTGTTAAAAACATGTATTGTAAAATAAACGAAATTATGATGTTTCTAATTATTTACCTACTGTCAAGGTGTTATTTAATTTGATACATATTTTTGTATATGTATCTTTATGTTATGTTAAAAACATCGTGTGGGTGGGATTCTTTTAATGAAGAATGGCTTATTTTTACAAAGTTAGAATTTATTTTTAAATCAGATATTGTGCTTGTTCCTAAGTAACCCATTCCAGACATTAATCCACCTTTTAATTGAGCCAAAATATCTTTTAATTTTCCAGAATACGGTACCATGCCTTCAATCCCTTCAGGAACTAATTTTTTAGGCTCGTTGTTTTCAAGTTGAAAATATCTTGATTTAGAGCCTCTTTTCATAGCAGAAATAGAACCCATTCCAACGTAAGATTTGAATTTTTTTCCATTGTAAATTATTTCTTCTGAAGGAGATTCTTTTGCACCTGCAAAGAGATTTCCTATCATTACACTGTCGGCTCCTGCTGCGATGGCTTTAACCACATCTCCTGAAAACCTGATTCCGCCATCTGCTATAATGCAAATATTTGTGTTTTTGCAAACTTCATAAACATCACAGATTGCTGTTATTTGGGGAACACCAACTCCCGCAACGATTCTTGTTGTGCATATACTACCCGGACCTATTCCTACTTTCAAACAGTCTGCTCCCGCATTGATTAAATCTAATGCAGCTTCTTTGGTTACTATGTTGCCAGCAATAAGGTCTAAGTTTGGATATTTGTTTTTAATTGTTTTAACAAGTTCTAATATTCTTGTAGAATGCCCGTGGGCAGAGTCTATGACAAGTAGATCTACATGTGCTTTTACAAGCTCTTCAACTCGTTCTGTAGTGTCAACATCAATGGAAACAGCAGCGCCTACTCTTAGCCTACCATTCAAATCTTTGCATACGTTAGAAAAATCTTCAGCATATTCTGCATTTTTGTATATTTCGGGTGCTTCTAGCTCTTGTTTTGGCGCAAGTATTTCGATTATTTGTTCGTTTGCCCCCTTATTGGTGTTAATAGTTTTTTGGATTTTGTATGTTTTTACTTTTTCTATTTCTTTTTTTTGATCTTCTATTGACATATTTTTATGTATAATCCCTATGCCACCTTCTATAGCAATGGCTATTGCCATTTGACTTTCTGTGACAGTATCCATAGCTGAGCTTAAAAATGGTATATTTAAGGATATGTTTTTTGTCAATTTTGTTTTTAAGCTAACCTCACTAGGTAATACAGAGGATTTTCTTGGAATTAAAGACACATCATCAAAAGTTAAAGCTTCTTTTATTATCTTATTTATCATAAAGTTTCCTTTTATTGTTTTTATTATTCCCATTCTATGGTTGACGGAGGCTTGGAAGAGATATCATAGCAAACTCTATTTATACCCCTAACTTCATTGATTATTCTTGAAGAAACTTTTTTTAAAAAATTATAAGGAAGTTCAGTCCATTCAGCAGTCATGAAGTCTTGAGTATTTACACATCTAATTACGGCTGTATATTCGTATGTTCTTTGATCTCCCATCACGCCTACAGATTTTACAGGCAGCAATACAACAAATGCTTGTCTTATTTTATAATATAAATCATTTATAAAAAGCTCTTCTGTGAGTATATTGTCTGCTTCTTGCAAGATATTTATCTTCTCTTGTGTTACTTCCCCAATTATTCTGATAGCTAGTCCTGGGCCTGGAAATGGGTGTCGATAAAGAGCTTCTTTTTTAATGCCTAGATTTATTCCGATTTGAATTATTTCATCTTTAAAAAATTCATTCAAAGGTTCCAAAAGTTTTAAACGCATTTTATCTGGAAGTCCTCCCACGTTGTGATGAGATTTAATTTTTGAAGAAGTGTTATTTTTTGATTTAGATTCAATTACGTCAGAATAAATTGTTCCTTGAGCTAAATATTCTATATTTTGATCTTCTAGAGTAATTTTTTCAAAAATATTAACAAATTCTTTTCCTATTATTTTTCTTTTTTCTTCAGGATCACTTACATTTTTTAAATGATTCAAAAATTTTGCAGAAGCATTAATGTATTTTATATTTAAATCATATTGATCCTTTAATTCTAGTATTTTTTTATCTTCATTTTTACGTAACAAACCGGTGTTTACAAAAACGCAGATCAAATTTTCTTTTATTGCCTTTTTTATAAGTAATGCACAAACTAAAGAGTCTGTGCCACCAGAAAGCCCTAAAATAACCTTTTTACTACCTACTTTAAGTTTAGTTTTTTCTACAATAGTTTCTATATTGCTTTCTAATGACCAATTAGTTTGAGCTTGGCAAATTTTAAAAACAAAATTTTTAAGTATTTGATCACCAAATTCAGAATGAGTTACTTCTGGGTGAAATTGTAGACCATAAATTTTTTGAGTTTCATTTGATATAGAAGCAATACAATTGTTTGTAAAAGCTAACTGTTTGAAATTGTTGGGAATTTTTTCAATACTATCCCCATGACTCATAATCATTTGAAATTTTTTTGGAAGTTCTGAAAATAAAATAGATTTTTCATCTTTTAGAAAGATTTCAGAGCTCCCATATTCTTGTTTACAGTCTTTAGATACTAGGCCTCCAAATAATTTAACAATTAGTTGCATCCCATAACATATTCCCAAAACAGGTATTTTGAAATTGAAAATTTCCATGTTCAAGGTAGGAGCTTCTTTTAAGTAAACAGAATCGGGTCCTCCACTTAGTATTATTCCTGCGATGTTCATATTTTCAATTTCTTTTAAAGGGGTACAGTAAGGCATTACTATTGTATAAACGCCAATTTCTCTAATTCTTCTTGCAATTAGCTGACTATATTGGGAGCCAAAATCTAATATAAGTATTGCACGAACATTCATTATACAAGTCCTTAAGATAAATAAAATTGTTATTATTAAAGCTCATTTCATTAATTGTAACATATTTGTCTTTATTTCTGTTAATCTTAAAGCCAAATTAAGAAAATTAATTAGTAAATCTTTTAAGTAATTTTTCAATAATTTTATTGAAAAATTACTTAAAAGATTTATCTTGAAAAATTATTTTTTTTATATAAAAAATTGAAAAAACAAAATTGTTGAACTAATAATTCAATAAAAAGGAGGCACAAATTAATGAAAAAGAATACATTAAGTGCAATATTAATGACTTTATTTTTATTTATATCTTGTAATAATTCAGGTGGTGATACTGCATCTACTAATCCTGTTGATGAGTCTGCAAAAGGGCCTAATCTTACAGAGATAAGTAAAAAAATTACAGATTCAAATGCAATAGTACTAGCTGTGAAAGAAGTTGAGACTTTGCTTGCATCTATAAATGAAATTGCTAATAAAGGTATTGGTAAAAAAATAAATCAAAATGGTTTAGATAACTTAACGGATCACAACGGATCGTTGATAGCAGGAGCCTATGTGATATCAACTTTAATAACAGAAAAATTGAATAACTTGAAAAATTCAGAAGGATTAAAGGAAAAAATTAAAAAGGTTAAGGAATGTTCCGATAAATTTACTAAAAAACTAACAACTAGTAACGGGGATCTTGGTAAAGAGAATGTTACTGATGCTCATGCACAAGCAGCTATTTTGAAAACAAATCCTACTAATGATAAGGGCGCTAAAGAACTTGGAGAGTTATTTGAGTCAGTAGAAATTTTATCAAAAGCAGCTCAAGAAGCACTAACTAATTCAATTGCAGAACTTACAAGTCCTGTTGTAGCAGAAAATCCAAAAAACCCTTAATTTAGATTATATTATAAGATTAATTTGTTTTAAAAAAGTAACTGGAAAAAATAAAGTCAATATAAAGCCAAGAAAGATTTCTTGGCTTTTATTTATTTTATTATTTTCAATAAATTTCTTAAAATTTATTGAAAATAATAAAATAAATGTTTGCAACCCAAAGGTGCTCTTAAAAGAGAAAAGCTTCTTTCAAAAGTCGTTAATAAATTGAATTTAAGCATTAAGCATAAACAAAACTAGGTAACAGTTTAATTTAGAGATTACATAGTTTTGATTTTAAAAGCTTAAACAATTCTAACAGATTTTTGAAAGAAATACGTAGGAATTTTTTTACGATAAAAATTCTTTTTTACGCTATTTAAAATTTAGTTTGCTAAAATAGCAAATTTTAAATCTTTTTTATAAATAGTAAATTAATTAATAACCATAAATAAATTTAATAATAAAAATTAGACACAGTATTATCATTATTGGAGAGATTTTATTTTTTTTATTTTCCAATAAATTAAGTATTACGTTTATTAAAACATAAAATATTATTCCAATGCTGATTCCCGAAGAGATATTGTATGTTAAGGGAATTAAAAAAAATATTAAAAAACTGGGAATATTTTCTCTGATATTAGAGAAATTAATTTTTATTATTTCTCTACACATTGAAAATCCTACATATATTAGTGCTGCGGCGGTTGCACTAGCAGGAACGGCAATAAATAATGGTGAGAGGAATATTGCAACAAAGAACATTATTCCCGTTACTATTGTTGTAAGACCAGTTTTGCCACCTTCTTCTATTCCTGTACAGCTTTCAATGTATGCTGTTACAGTAGAAACCCCCATTATTGCTCCAACAGTAGTAGAAATGGCATCAATTAAAAATACTTTACCAACATTAGGAATTTTCCCGTTTTTATCTAACATATTACTTTTTGCTGCTACTGCTATTAAAGTGCCCAAAGTATCAAATAAATCGTTAAACAGCAATACTAATACAATTGTAATAAAGCTCCAAAAATGTTTGTTTAATATGTAGGAAAAATCCAACTGATTAAATATTGGCTTAATAGATTCGAATCTTAAAATTCCGTCTGGAAAACGTATTCCAGCAGCAACTGCGCTTTCTGGGTTAAAAATTGCATATGTCCAGGCTATGACAGTGACTGAGCAAATTGCCCAAAGTATACTTCCTCGCACCTTTAATTGTTCAAAAATTACAATAAAAAATAATCCCAAAAATGTAAATAAAACTTTTAAGTCAATAAATGATCCAATTCCAACCAATGTGGCATCATTTTTAATGATAATTCCACCATTGACAAAACCAATAAAAGCAATAAATAGCCCTATTCCAACTGTGATAGAGTATTTTAAATTTACTGGTATGGAATTTGCAATACTTTCTCGAGCTCTTGACAGAGACAATACAATAAAAATTAGTCCTTCAGTAAAAACAGCAGCTAATGCAACTTGCCAAGGAATATTCATTCCAATTACTACAGAAAATGCAAAAAATGCATTAAGACCCATTCCTGGTGCTAGTGAAATAGGGGTATTAGTATAAAGTCCCATTAATATACTGGAAAATGCTGATGTTAAGCATGTTGCAGTAACTAATGCACCAATTGGCATACCTGTGCTAGATAATATTGCTGGATTAACAGCTATTATATATGCCATACTCAAAAAAGTGGTAATTCCCGCTATAATTTCTTTTTTATAATCAATGGTGTTATTTTTAAATTGAAATAACAATGTTTCTTTTGATTGATTCATTATAAATTGCTCCTTAAATTTTATTTTATATCAAAAATAAAACCAACACCATTGATTATATTTAATCTACTAGTAAAATGTAGTAATAAATTAAATTTTATGAAAACATTAATAGCCATAAACAAATTTAATAATAAAAATTAAGCACAGTATTAACATTATAGGAGAAATCTTAATTTTTTCTTTACTAAAAAGATTCAATGATACATTTACTAAAATGTAAAATATTGCTCCAATAAAAAATCCTGAAGAAATACTATAAGTTAAAGGAATCAAAAAAAATATTAAAAAGCTAGAAATATTTTCTCTAATATTATAGAAATCAATTTTTACTAGCTCTTTACACATTGTAAATCCCACATATATTAAAGCAGCAGCAGTTGCACTAGCAGGAACGGCAATAAATAGGGGAGCAAAAAAAACTGCAAATAAAAACAATAATCCAGTTATAATTGAAGTAAGACCCGTTTTACCACCTTCAGCAATTCCTGTAAAACTTTCAATATAAGTAGTAACAGTAGAAACCCCCATTATTGCTCCAAAAGTAGTAGCAATACCATCGACTAGTAATATTTTCTTTGCATTAGGAATTTTCCCATTTTTATCCAACATACCACCTTTTGTTGTAACGCTTATTAAAATACCCACAGTATCAAATAAATCATTGAATAGGAGAATAAAAACTATTGATATAAAAGTCCAGAAATGCTCACTCAAAACATAAGAGAAATCTAATTGATTAAATATTGGTTTAATAGATTCGAATCTTAAAAATCCATTGGGAAGATGTATTCCAATGGATTTGGCACCTTCTAAATTAAATATTGCATATATCCAAGCCGTAAGAGTAACTATACTAATTGCCCAAAGTATACTTCCTCGCACCTTTAATTGTTCAAAAATTGCAATAGAAAACAATCCTAAAAATGTAAATAAAACTTTTAAGTCAACAAATGATCCGATTCCAACCAATGTGGCATCATTTTTAACAATAATTCCACCATTGACAAAACCAATAAAAGCAATAAAAAGACCTATTCCAACTGAGATAGAGTATTTTAAATTTATTGGGATAGAAATTATAATTTGCTCTCTTACCCTTAAGAAGGATAGGAGAATAAAAATTAATCCTTCAATAAAAACAGCGGCTAATGCAACTTGCCAAGGAATATTCATTCCAATTACTACAGAAAATGCAAAAAATGCATTTAAACTCATTCCAGAAGCTAATGCTAGAGGCGTATTAGTATAAAGCCCCATTAATATGGTAGAGAATGCTGCTGTTAAACAGGTTGCAGTGACTAGCGCACCAATTGGCATGCCCGTGTTAGATAGTATTGCTGGATTAACAGCTATAATATATGACATACTCAAAAAAGTAGTAATACCTGCAAAAATTTCTTTTTTATAGTTAATATCACTGTTTTTAAATTGAAAAAACAAACCTTTTATATATTTCCCCATAAACTTTCCTTTATATTGTTTGAAAATATTTTTAATAATAATACCCTTTTAATTCTTTTTAAAGGTCTATTTAATCTTATTAAGCATATTGTTCTGGAAAAGAATATTTTCACTATCGGGCAAGTTTGAAAATACAATAGTTTTAATAACCTTTTCAGAACTATTTATAATAACAAATTTTCTAGCTTTAATAAGCTTTAAATAAGCTTTTAAAGAAATATCTTTTCCAACGCTAAAAAAGGTTTGAAGATATTTATGATCAATTAGCTTGTGACGATTAAACAGAAATAAAGCAATTATATCATTTCCAACTTTTAAAAATAAAGGTTCTTTGTATCTTAAATTCCACTTATTAGAAACAGTAAAATAATGCCTTAAAGAAATTTTATTATTCTCTTGAATTAATTTAATATATTTAGAATCTTTTTTTAATTCAGGAATACCGTCAAAAGAGATTGTAGAACAAGACAATGTTAAAAGTAATATATAACAGAATAATAAGTATTTTTTTAAAATTTTCAAGACAATCAATAATATGTGACTTTTTTTATAAAATTTTATTTTTAAATGCATATTCTAAAGTATTTTTTGTATTCTTGAAATTAACGTCAATAAATCTTGGATCATATTGCAAGGTGTCCCTAGTCCAAACTTGAAAAGAATCGTTGTTAAATAAAAAAACTAGCTTTTTGTAAGGGGTTAAAGCTTTTAACATAAGCTTAAAATTGTCTTTATCAAGATTAATGTATAAAAACTTAAAATTTCCAATGCTAACTACCTTAGAAATGGCAATACTTCCAATATATTTATTATCTTGAATTAATTTTAAATAACCTTTAGTAAAATTTAAATTTGAGTCTAACATAACATTTAAAAATACAGTAAATTTATTACTAGATTTGTCTTTTTTAATGTAGATTTGACTATCTGGATAAAAATAAAGAAAATAATCTGCTCTTTCAATTTTTTCAAAATTCTTTTCTAAGTCTTCCGCAACATTCAAAATTTTGCAAGAAGAACAAATAAAAACCATTAAAATCAAAGAAAAACTATATTTCATAATTAACTTATATTATACAATACAGAAAGGAGAGTATTTATATTAAATGGATGAAAACAACTTCAGCTCTTATATTGCAAATTCTAAAGTCTATTCAGATTACATAATATTAAAACATAAAATATTGCTTATTCCTGTTCCTATAATAAAAATTGCTATGGAAGAAGATCTTAAAATTTTTGAAATAGGTTTTCAAGATAAACATAAAGATTTTTCAGGATATATTCAATTAAATGAAAAATCTTTATACATAAATGAGAATATGAGTCTTGAAAATAAAAGATTTACAATAGCAAAACACTTGGGGCATTATTTGATGCATAAAGATCAAATAAAAAATTTATCTAAAAATGAAAACTATTACAATGATATTCAAGATAGTCAAATGATAACAGAAGCCAATATATTTGCAGCAAACATTTTAGTTCCAACAACCACATTAAAATTAAAATTATCTCAATATAAATCTAGAGAGTGCCCTCAAAAAGCAATAGCAAAAGAATTTCAAGTAACCGAAAATACAATTTATTTAAAATTAAGCATACTTAATGATCTTAGTAAAATAAATAAAATAAAAAAGAGTAAAAAATTTTTAAAAATTAAAAATACAAAGCATAAAATAAATACTAACATTTACCTCCACAATACAGATAAAATTAAAGAATCAATAGC includes the following:
- a CDS encoding peptide ABC transporter substrate-binding protein translates to MKILIKKLKAVLFFNAILFIACVKENDGNKLVFKLNIGSEPATLDAQLINDSIGSKIVSQMFLGILDGDPKTGGYRPGLAKSWDISNEGTVYTFHLRDNLVWSDGVAITAEGIRKSYLRILDKETGASLVSMIKSVIKNAEEYFDGKVNESDLGIKALDEKTLEITLKSPKPYFLDMLVHQTFIPVPVHIIEKHGQSWTNPENMVVSGPFKLKSRILNEKVILEKNNKYYKSKDVFLDGIIFFTTDNSITAYNMYLNDEIDAIFNNVPPDLLKDLKLRDDYYSMGSNSTYFYSLNIKVKPLDNVKVRKALSLAIDRKTLTESVLNDSSIPTRRATPDYIDYSYKSNLSLFDAEMARKLLIDAGYPNGKNFPLLKVKYNTSDSQRKIAEFIQNQWKKNLNINVHLENEEWSTYINSRVNGNYEIIRAGWAGDYADPMTFLSIFKTENTSFSSYGYSNSEYDKLLIKSDHERNIFKRQEILKKAEAIITEIDFPGIFINIASSSYLFRNDKWKGWEPNISERFNLSEIKPIK
- a CDS encoding ImmA/IrrE family metallo-endopeptidase codes for the protein MDENNFSSYIANSKVYSDYIILKHKILLIPVPIIKIAMEEDLKIFEIGFQDKHKDFSGYIQLNEKSLYINENMSLENKRFTIAKHLGHYLMHKDQIKNLSKNENYYNDIQDSQMITEANIFAANILVPTTTLKLKLSQYKSRECPQKAIAKEFQVTENTIYLKLSILNDLSKINKIKKSKKFLKIKNTKHKINTNIYLHNTDKIKESIAIDLEKYELEKKERIKKIFEDLE
- the guaA gene encoding glutamine-hydrolyzing GMP synthase → MNVRAILILDFGSQYSQLIARRIREIGVYTIVMPYCTPLKEIENMNIAGIILSGGPDSVYLKEAPTLNMEIFNFKIPVLGICYGMQLIVKLFGGLVSKDCKQEYGSSEIFLKDEKSILFSELPKKFQMIMSHGDSIEKIPNNFKQLAFTNNCIASISNETQKIYGLQFHPEVTHSEFGDQILKNFVFKICQAQTNWSLESNIETIVEKTKLKVGSKKVILGLSGGTDSLVCALLIKKAIKENLICVFVNTGLLRKNEDKKILELKDQYDLNIKYINASAKFLNHLKNVSDPEEKRKIIGKEFVNIFEKITLEDQNIEYLAQGTIYSDVIESKSKNNTSSKIKSHHNVGGLPDKMRLKLLEPLNEFFKDEIIQIGINLGIKKEALYRHPFPGPGLAIRIIGEVTQEKINILQEADNILTEELFINDLYYKIRQAFVVLLPVKSVGVMGDQRTYEYTAVIRCVNTQDFMTAEWTELPYNFLKKVSSRIINEVRGINRVCYDISSKPPSTIEWE
- the guaB gene encoding inosine-5'-monophosphate dehydrogenase, producing the protein MINKIIKEALTFDDVSLIPRKSSVLPSEVSLKTKLTKNISLNIPFLSSAMDTVTESQMAIAIAIEGGIGIIHKNMSIEDQKKEIEKVKTYKIQKTINTNKGANEQIIEILAPKQELEAPEIYKNAEYAEDFSNVCKDLNGRLRVGAAVSIDVDTTERVEELVKAHVDLLVIDSAHGHSTRILELVKTIKNKYPNLDLIAGNIVTKEAALDLINAGADCLKVGIGPGSICTTRIVAGVGVPQITAICDVYEVCKNTNICIIADGGIRFSGDVVKAIAAGADSVMIGNLFAGAKESPSEEIIYNGKKFKSYVGMGSISAMKRGSKSRYFQLENNEPKKLVPEGIEGMVPYSGKLKDILAQLKGGLMSGMGYLGTSTISDLKINSNFVKISHSSLKESHPHDVFNIT
- the ospC gene encoding outer surface protein OspC, whose translation is MKKNTLSAILMTLFLFISCNNSGGDTASTNPVDESAKGPNLTEISKKITDSNAIVLAVKEVETLLASINEIANKGIGKKINQNGLDNLTDHNGSLIAGAYVISTLITEKLNNLKNSEGLKEKIKKVKECSDKFTKKLTTSNGDLGKENVTDAHAQAAILKTNPTNDKGAKELGELFESVEILSKAAQEALTNSIAELTSPVVAENPKNP
- a CDS encoding NCS2 family permease — protein: MNQSKETLLFQFKNNTIDYKKEIIAGITTFLSMAYIIAVNPAILSSTGMPIGALVTATCLTSAFSSILMGLYTNTPISLAPGMGLNAFFAFSVVIGMNIPWQVALAAVFTEGLIFIVLSLSRARESIANSIPVNLKYSITVGIGLFIAFIGFVNGGIIIKNDATLVGIGSFIDLKVLFTFLGLFFIVIFEQLKVRGSILWAICSVTVIAWTYAIFNPESAVAAGIRFPDGILRFESIKPIFNQLDFSYILNKHFWSFITIVLVLLFNDLFDTLGTLIAVAAKSNMLDKNGKIPNVGKVFLIDAISTTVGAIMGVSTVTAYIESCTGIEEGGKTGLTTIVTGIMFFVAIFLSPLFIAVPASATAAALIYVGFSMCREIIKINFSNIRENIPSFLIFFLIPLTYNISSGISIGIIFYVLINVILNLLENKKNKISPIMIILCLIFIIKFIYGY
- a CDS encoding NCS2 family permease, giving the protein MGKYIKGLFFQFKNSDINYKKEIFAGITTFLSMSYIIAVNPAILSNTGMPIGALVTATCLTAAFSTILMGLYTNTPLALASGMSLNAFFAFSVVIGMNIPWQVALAAVFIEGLIFILLSFLRVREQIIISIPINLKYSISVGIGLFIAFIGFVNGGIIVKNDATLVGIGSFVDLKVLFTFLGLFSIAIFEQLKVRGSILWAISIVTLTAWIYAIFNLEGAKSIGIHLPNGFLRFESIKPIFNQLDFSYVLSEHFWTFISIVFILLFNDLFDTVGILISVTTKGGMLDKNGKIPNAKKILLVDGIATTFGAIMGVSTVTTYIESFTGIAEGGKTGLTSIITGLLFLFAVFFAPLFIAVPASATAAALIYVGFTMCKELVKIDFYNIRENISSFLIFFLIPLTYSISSGFFIGAIFYILVNVSLNLFSKEKIKISPIMLILCLIFIIKFVYGY